One genomic window of Podarcis muralis chromosome 9, rPodMur119.hap1.1, whole genome shotgun sequence includes the following:
- the SH3BP2 gene encoding SH3 domain-binding protein 2, with product MTSEETLWPVPMKAIGAQNLLTMPGGVTKSGYLHKKGGTQFQLLKWPLRFVIIHKGCIYYFKSSTSAAPQGAFSLKGYNRVMRAAEETTSNNVFPFKLVHISKKHRTWFFSAASEDERKDWMASLRREIDHYHEKKETVTDLSDSGSDVDSFYGSVERPVNIHYSQQSMENSDYDQDEDDEYLQPDNSDGIKCEDHVVSPPVYPPPPVPSPGKAFFPETKAHSFSGRCGVPVLPAPSLKKSLTDVRPEVLLSRRGEFPFQCQAEHDVRPHPARHQITNQRPPVPPIPLAKKPTYLTESCSSSGIRLPLTCTLRTAEESQRFKEKKLPAQVPPSLPSSKPKLPQYLVTPLVNTQAPRKPGLLTPKVPAKPQVPCEKPRVPVSKPENPLPPHLDSASPRRSSPDGQSFRVASFENPLLPSKPDLSGEESDGDYEKVELPNSVFVNTSESLEVERMFRSENPTGHPKSGLFCIRNSSTNPGKVLVVWDESIGKVRNYRIFQQDSKFYLEADVVFLSLGSLVEHYGSHVLPSHRNLVLKFPYGYSGPR from the exons ATGACTTCAGAAGAGACATTGTGGCCTGTCCCAATGAAAGCTATTGGAGCACAGAACCTACTGACAATGCCTGGAGGTGTTACCAAGTCAGGATACCTGCACAAAAAAggaggaactcagttccagctctTAAAAT GGCCACTGAGGTTTGTGATTATCCATAAGGGATGTATTTACTACTTTAAGAGTAGCACTTCGGCAGCTCCTCAGGGTGCCTTCTCACTGAAGGGCTATAATAG GGTTATGCGGGCAGCAGAAGAAACAACATCAAACAATGTATTTCCTTTCAAGTTGGTTCACATTAGCAAAAAGCATAGGACCTGGTTTTTTTCTGCCGCCTCTGAAGATGAAAGAAAG GACTGGATGGCCTCACTTAGAAGAGAAATAGATCACTACCATGAGAAGAAGGAAACTGTTACTGACTTAAG tGATTCTGGTTCAGATGTTGACAGTTTCTATGGCTCAGTAGAACGACCCGTTAATATACACTACTCTCAACAGTCAATGGAAAATTCAG ATTATGACCAGGATGAAGATGATGAATATTTACAGCCAGATAACTCGGACGGTATAAAGTGTGAAG ATCATGTGGTATCTCCACCAGTGTACCCGCCTCCTCCAGTTCCATCGCCGGGAAAAGCTTTCTTTCCAGAGACAAAAGCACACTCGTTCTCCGGCAGGTGTGGTGTGCCGGTGCTTCCAGCGCCCTCCCTGAAGAAAAGCTTAACGGATGTGAGGCCTGAAGTCCTCTTAAGCAGGAGAGGAGAATTCCCTTTTCAGTGCCAAGCAGAGCATGATGTGAGACCCCACCCAGCACGTCATCAAATCACTAACCAGCGTCcaccagtgcctcctattcctcTGGCCAAAAAGCCCACCTACCTCACAGAGAGTTGCTCTTCCTCAGGTATACGTCTGCCACTGACCTGCACTTTACGTACTGCTGAAGAGAGTCAGAGGTTTAAAGAGAAAAAACTTCCTGCGCAAGTGCCTCCTTCATTGCCAAGCAGCAAGCCCAAATTGCCACAGTATCTTGTGACTCCACTGGTAAATACCCAGGCACCAAGGAAACCTGGACTTTTGACACCAAAAGTACCAGCTAAGCCTCAAGTGCCTTGTGAGAAACCACGTGTGCCTGTTTCTAAACCAGAGAATCCTTTGCCTCCACA TTTAGACTCTGCTTCTCCTAGAAGATCTTCTCCAGATGGACAAAGTTTCCGAGTTGCCTCATTTGAGAATCCACTATTGCCTTCAAAACCAGACTTATCTGGAGAAGAGTCCGATGGTGACTATGAAAAG GTTGAGCTGCCTAATTCAGTATTTGTGAACACCTCTGAATCCCTTGAAGTTGAAAG GATGTTCAGATCAGAAAACCCCACAGGACACCCGAAAAGTGGATTATTCTGTATTAGGAATTCATCCACAAATCCTGGCAAG gtATTGGTTGTATGGGATGAATCTATTGGGAAAGTGAGAAACTACAGAATCTTTCAACAG GACTCAAAGTTTTACCTGGAGGCAGATGTTGTGTTTCTAAGCCTTGGAAGTCTGGTTGAGCACTACGGCAGCCATGTCTTGCCCAGCCACCGTAATCTGGTCCTCAAATTTCCTTACGGCTATTCTGGACCCAGGTGA